The genomic region AAAGCAGGCCGAGGAAAATGTGCCAGTATTCCGACAAACCGCCCAGGTAATGCTCAAGCACGATAAAGACCACGGCGCCCGCCAGCGGGCCGCACAGGCGCGCCACACCGCCCAGGATGACAAAAACCATGATTTCGCCGCTTAACTGCCAGGAGAACATTGCCGGGCTGACGAAACGGTTGAGATCGGCAAACAGTGCGCCGGCAAGTGCGGTCACCACCCCCGATACAACGAAAGCCGCAAGCCGCAGGCGGAAGGGGTCAATGCCTGCGGTTTCAACCCGCTGGACCGATTGCCGGGCTGCGTTGAGGGCCAGGCCAAAGGGTGAGCGGATCAGCCGGGCATTGAAAAAGAGAACGCCAAGAAGAACGGCAAAACAGAGCGCAAAGTACTGAATGGGGTCAAGCGTGTTGAGGCCGGGAAAGCCGTTGCGCACATAGATCGCCAGTCCGTCCTCGCCGCCATAGGCAGGCCACGAGATGGCGAAGTAATAGAACATCTGGCCGAAGGCGAGGGTGATCATGATGAAATAGACACCGCTTGTGCGAAGCGAAAGGGCACCGATGACAAGCGCAGCAAGGGCGCCGGCCACCATCGCCGTCAGCCAGATCGCCGGCATGGACTGGGTGCCCTCGACGGCAAATGGCCAGATGAAAATCGGCTCATGATTTTGGGCATGGCTTGCCAGTATGCCCATGGCATAACCGCCAATGCCGAAGAAGACCGCATGTCCGAGGCTGACCAGACCGCCCATGCCCAGCGCGATGTTAAGACCGGTTCCCGCCAGCGCAAGGATAACCGCACGCGTTGCCAGTGTGATGGTGAAGGGTTCGTCTGTCAGCCAGGCCCAAAGCGGCACCAGAACGAGGCCAGCCAGCAGCACCGCATTGACCGCCCATTCCCGGTAGGTGCTGCTCACGGCGCCTCTCCAAAAAGGCCCTGGGGCCGGATCAGGAGGACCAGTGCCATCAGCACGTAAATCGACATCGAGGCCAGGGCCGAACCTGCCAGCATGGCAGAGGCGGGGTCCATTACGGCTCCGAAAAGAATTGGCAGAAGAAAGCGCCCCAGCGTGTCTGTAAAGCCGACCAACAGCGCTCCGACCAGCGCTCCCTTGATCGAGCCGATGCCGCCGATGACGATGACGACGAATGCCAGAATGAGGACCGGTTCGCCCATGCCGACCTGAACCGACTGGATGGCGCCGACCAGCGCTCCGGCAAGGCCGGCAAGGGCTGCCCCAAGGGCGAAAACGATCGTATAGAGCCTGGAAATATCGACCCCCAGCGCTGCGATCATCTCCCGGTCGCTTTCACCGGCACGGATGCGGTCGCCCAGCCTGGTGTGGGTCACCAGAAAAAACAGGCCTGCGGCGATCGCGAGGCCGGCAACAATCAGCGCCAGCCGGTAGGAGGAATACTCGATCCCGCCCGGCAAGGTGACCGGCCCGGCGAGCCATTGCGGGCGCTCCAGATAAAGCGGGAACGAGCCGAAGGCCCATCGGGTTCCCTCTGACAGGATGAGGATCAGGGCAAACGTCGCAAGAACCTGATCGAGATGGTCACGATTGTACAGCTTGCGAATGACAACAAGTTCGATGATGACACCGGCAGCAGCGGAGGCAGCCAGGGCAGCCGCCAGCCCAAGAACAAAGGACCCCGACCAGCCGGCAACCGCCGCTGCCGCAAAAGCCCCGATCATGAAAAGGGAACCGTGCGCCAGATTGATCAGCCCCATTACGCCAAACACCAGCGTCAGGCCCGATGCCATCAAAAACAGCATGACACCGAACTGCAATCCGTTCAGCAGTTGTTCAATGAACAGGATGGGTGACATTGCGGATGCTATCAGATGACGCCGGCAGTTGGCGGAAGAAATATCTGGCGGACGGAGCGCCGGCCCCATCCGCGATGATGATGTTCAATTCTGTCTCCGCCTTATCGGCGAATCCTAGAACGTGCACTCGCCCGCATAGGCATCTGCATGCCCGGTCAGTGCGGTGCCGATGATCTTGTTGGTGAAGACGTCACCTTCCTTGATCACCTCGCGCACATAGATGTCCTGAACCGGATGGTGGTTTGTACCGAACTTGAACGAACCACGCACCGAATCAAAGTCCGCTTCTTCAAGCGCCGAGCGGAAGGCGCCGGCATCTGTTACGCTGGCCTTGCCCATGGCTGACAAAATGAGATTTGCGGTGTCGAAGCCCTGACTTGCATAGAGCGAAGGCAGGCGCCCGTATTCGGCCTGAAACGACTCGACGAAAGCCTTGTTCGCGGGATTGTCGATGTCCTTGTTCCACTGGGACGTATTCTTTACGCCAAGCGCGGCTTCGCCAACCGCCTGAAGAATACCCTGATCGAAAGAAAATGCCGGGCCGACCAGCGGAATGTCCACGCCGGAGGCTGCATACTGTTTCATGAAGGCAATGCCCATGCCCCCGGGAAGGAAGAAAAAGACGCTGTCGGCTCCTGAAGCACGGATCTGCGCAATCTCGGCAGCATAATCCTTCTGGCCGAGCTGGGTGTAGACTTCGCCCGCCAGTTCTCCCTTGTAGAAGCGCTTGTAACCGGTCAGGGCATCCTTGCCTGCCGGGTAGTTCGGCGCCATGACGAACGAGTTCTTGAAACCTGCATCATTGGCATAGGCCCCTGCTGCTTCATGCAGATTGTCGTTCTGCCAGGCGACGTTGAAATAGTTTTCATGGCACCCCTTGCCGGCCAGTGCGGACGGGCCCGCATTGGGCGAAAGATAGAATTTTCCCTGCGCAGTGGCGGCAGGAACCACCGCCATCGCAAGGTTCGACCAGATGATCCCGGTCAGAATATCCACCTTCTCGCTCTGGATCATCTTGTCTGCGAGTTGCACGGCGATGTCGGGTTTGCGCTGGTCGTCCTCGACGACAACCTCGATGTCCTTGTTGCCGGCCTGCTTGACCGCCAGCAGAAAACCGTCACGCACGTCGATTCCAAGCCCGGCGCCGCCTCCCGAAAGTGTGGTGATCATGCCGACCTTCACCGGTTCGGCTGCAACCGGCAGAGCCACCGACAGCGACAATGCTGCGGCAAATGCCAAAGATTTCATACGCATTACAATTCCTCCCTTTCGTTCTTTCCCGCCTGCAAAAGCACTCCTTGCGATGAATTTCAACTGTTACCGGTGCCGCCAGAACCGTCAAGAACGGAATCGGCCGTCACCAGTATGCGCCGGAAAGTGAATGTTCAGCGAAAAACGGAAGGGTGCGTGCAGCTTTGTCAGTCGCCTTCACAGGGCATTCCTGCAGCACCCCAAAGAAGGATGTCGTCAACATGCTCTTTGAGGGAATAAGGTGCTGCTTCGCGGCCTGCCCCAGGGTTCCATGCCCAGTGCAGGATCACGTCATGGTCCAGATGATCTGCCAGTTCCTGGAATGTACGATTGCCATTTCGCTCCGGGTCGCGCAATTGGCGGCAGATTTCCACACCGGATTTCCCGAACCAATGCGCTTCCACCGGTGCCATACGCCAGTCCGCGGCAACGCGCGGTGCAGCGTGAGGAACTGTGTTGGCGTCATCGCGGCCGCTGGAGAGCGTGGTGTGGCAGGTTGAGCAGGCAATTGTCTCTGCCCCGATTCTGCTTTCACCGGCATTGATGTTCATGCCGTGGAAGCGAGCCTTGCCATAACTTGGACCGGACCACATGGGCCGGTTGTCCGGCCCTGCATGGCAGTTCGAGCAGCGCGGATGGCTGACGACTTCGTGGATGCGTGCCCAGGCTTCCAGGCCTTCCTCACGGCCAGCGGTAGCCGCCGCAGGCTGCTCGGATTCTGCCTGCTGTTGAGTGCCTGTGGTCTGTGCGAGTGCCGTACCGCCACAAACAAGAAACAGCGGAACGAAGGCTGCAAGGTGCAGCGTTTTCAAGGTTGATCCCATCTTGTTCAGCCTCACACGAAATCTATGAATTTGTTGAACGGCATTTCGCGCAGGCGCCTGCCGGTTGCGGCGAAAATCGCATTGGAGAGGGCTGGAGCCGCCGGCGGGACAGGGGGTTCGCCAATGCCCCTTATCTTGGCGCCGTTTTCCAGGCCTTTCACGAAGATCTCGGGGCACTGATAGAGCCGCATGGCCTCATGGGCATGATAATTGCTCTGCTGCGCCATCCCGTCTGAATAGGTAATCTCGCAGTTCATCGCATGGCCCAGTCCAAATACAACGCCGCCCTGAACCAGGTTTTCGAAATTCACCGGATCGACAATGGTTCCCACATCGCAGGCCACCCAGACCTTGTCGATCCTGATGCCCTGACCTGTGTCGGTGACTTCCACGACTTCAGCTGTCGGCACGCCGAAACTTTCGATAAATGCAACGCCTCTGCCCTTGCCGGCCCCAAGCTCGCCGCCCCAGGATGACATATCGGCAACGGTCTCCAGGACCTTTCTCGACACATCGTGCCCCATCAACCGGATGCGCTCCTCCATCGGATCGGCGCCGGCCGCATGGATTAATTCATCCAGGAAGCAGTCAAATTCAAATCCGGCTCCCGGCGCACCGACGGACCGCCAGGAAGAAAC from Salaquimonas pukyongi harbors:
- a CDS encoding branched-chain amino acid ABC transporter permease gives rise to the protein MSSTYREWAVNAVLLAGLVLVPLWAWLTDEPFTITLATRAVILALAGTGLNIALGMGGLVSLGHAVFFGIGGYAMGILASHAQNHEPIFIWPFAVEGTQSMPAIWLTAMVAGALAALVIGALSLRTSGVYFIMITLAFGQMFYYFAISWPAYGGEDGLAIYVRNGFPGLNTLDPIQYFALCFAVLLGVLFFNARLIRSPFGLALNAARQSVQRVETAGIDPFRLRLAAFVVSGVVTALAGALFADLNRFVSPAMFSWQLSGEIMVFVILGGVARLCGPLAGAVVFIVLEHYLGGLSEYWHIFLGLLLLLVVLLAKGGLIGLLSGKGAAHG
- a CDS encoding branched-chain amino acid ABC transporter permease, which produces MSPILFIEQLLNGLQFGVMLFLMASGLTLVFGVMGLINLAHGSLFMIGAFAAAAVAGWSGSFVLGLAAALAASAAAGVIIELVVIRKLYNRDHLDQVLATFALILILSEGTRWAFGSFPLYLERPQWLAGPVTLPGGIEYSSYRLALIVAGLAIAAGLFFLVTHTRLGDRIRAGESDREMIAALGVDISRLYTIVFALGAALAGLAGALVGAIQSVQVGMGEPVLILAFVVIVIGGIGSIKGALVGALLVGFTDTLGRFLLPILFGAVMDPASAMLAGSALASMSIYVLMALVLLIRPQGLFGEAP
- a CDS encoding ABC transporter substrate-binding protein, coding for MRMKSLAFAAALSLSVALPVAAEPVKVGMITTLSGGGAGLGIDVRDGFLLAVKQAGNKDIEVVVEDDQRKPDIAVQLADKMIQSEKVDILTGIIWSNLAMAVVPAATAQGKFYLSPNAGPSALAGKGCHENYFNVAWQNDNLHEAAGAYANDAGFKNSFVMAPNYPAGKDALTGYKRFYKGELAGEVYTQLGQKDYAAEIAQIRASGADSVFFFLPGGMGIAFMKQYAASGVDIPLVGPAFSFDQGILQAVGEAALGVKNTSQWNKDIDNPANKAFVESFQAEYGRLPSLYASQGFDTANLILSAMGKASVTDAGAFRSALEEADFDSVRGSFKFGTNHHPVQDIYVREVIKEGDVFTNKIIGTALTGHADAYAGECTF
- a CDS encoding molybdopterin cofactor-binding domain-containing protein produces the protein MPLALCRPCPLEPLNAIVLVTDERVEVWTGHQLQRQMQVLVGAITGHEQDQVILHNQFIGGSFGHRLEFEHVKQAAEIANQMRGTPVKLTYTREEDFAHDFPRHISIGRSKGTVANGQVTSIDLQIASPSVIASQMGRANIPMPGPDAQISAGSWNNPYDLPNFRMRAYRAPELAPVSSWRSVGAPGAGFEFDCFLDELIHAAGADPMEERIRLMGHDVSRKVLETVADMSSWGGELGAGKGRGVAFIESFGVPTAEVVEVTDTGQGIRIDKVWVACDVGTIVDPVNFENLVQGGVVFGLGHAMNCEITYSDGMAQQSNYHAHEAMRLYQCPEIFVKGLENGAKIRGIGEPPVPPAAPALSNAIFAATGRRLREMPFNKFIDFV